In one Culex quinquefasciatus strain JHB chromosome 2, VPISU_Cqui_1.0_pri_paternal, whole genome shotgun sequence genomic region, the following are encoded:
- the LOC6038516 gene encoding triokinase/FMN cyclase encodes MHVCFADYHYRLQPRPQHTDPPAHKMSLTSVGTSLSGLIAAHNGLQLLTPGCNSVTRLDNDPSDGKVKLLSGGGSGHEPAHAGYVGAGMLSGAICGDIFSSPSVASILDCLRTVAVGRDDARVIFIVKNYTGDRLNFGLAVERARVGLGYGDDVRMLLVDDDCSIERGQVRASVGKRGLAGVVLVHKILGAMAEDGVGLDEVYGFGEGLVRNLGTIGFTFRAVGDRLENVEIGKGIHGEPGVYTMPACGDFEGIVEFLLKKLEKCVPKAAEVVLMVNNLGGTSEFLMGIFLKSLLDKAKQSYTVKRTYCGSFLSSLDQAGISVTLLNLGYSPKLLQYLDYEVSVPSMLFGRKRCNLPPSAVATVSPMEVLQPTAGVPTCTITEQFGAKLASTVITFVCEALISCKDMLNTIDKEAGDGDTGSTISRGAQSVLDQLNAHKLDLTHPANLLQQISIILERDMGGSSGALYSLFFQGASKIFTEGGDQRVTLNLWSHALTAGNDTIAKYALTQLGDRTMLDALREGELAMKGALEGGKATLESVECFTKGCEEAARATQHMVARAGRASYAASSGEGDRKYQHPDPGAHAVSIWARALLEACKQVIVE; translated from the exons ATGCACGTTTGTTTTGCTGATTATCACTATCGTCTACAACCTCGACCACAACATACG GATCCCCCCGCCCACAAAATGTCCCTAACCTCCGTCGGAACGTCCCTGTCCGGCCTCATCGCCGCCCACAACGGCCTCCAACTGCTAACGCCGGGCTGCAACTCCGTCACCCGACTGGACAACGACCCCTCGGATGGGAAGGTTAAGCTACTGTCCGGTGGTGGCAGCGGCCACGAACCGGCCCACGCCGGCTACGTCGGCGCGGGGATGCTGAGCGGCGCCATTTGCGGGGACATCTTCAGCTCGCCCTCGGTGGCTTCGATTCTGGACTGCTTGCGGACGGTTGCGGTGGGTCGGGACGATGCGAGGGTGATTTTCATCGTGAAGAACTATACGGGGGATCGGTTGAACTTTGGGCTGGCGGTGGAGAGGGCGCGGGTTGGGTTGGGGTACGGGGATGACGTTCGGATGTTGCTGGTGGACGATGATTGTTCGATTGAGAGGGGGCAGGTGAGGGCGAGTGTGGGGAAGCGGGGGTTGGCCGGGGTCGTGCTGGTGCACAAGATTTTGGGAGCGATGGCTGAGGACGGGGTGGGGCTGGATGAGGTTTATGGGTTTGGAGAGGGGTTGGTGCGCAACTTGGGTACGATTGGGTTTACTTTTAGGGCGGTGGGTGATAGGTTGGAGAACGTTGAGATTGGGAAGGGTATTCACGGCGAACCGGGAGTGTACACGATGCCGGCTTGTGGGGATTTTGAGGGAATTGTGGAGTTTTTGTTGAAGAAGCTGGAGAAGTGCGTACCGAAGGCTGCTGAAGTTGTACTGATGGTGAACAATCTTGGAGGTACGTCCGAGTTCTTGATGGGGATCTTTTTGAAGAGTTTGCTTGACAAGGCAAAGCAGAGTTACACCGTGAAACGGACCTACTGCGGATCGTTTTTATCATCGCTGGATCAAGCTGGAATTTCGGTAACTTTGTTGAACCTCGGCTATTCTCCGAAACTGCTGCAATACTTGGATTACGAAGTGTCAGTCCCTTCAATGCTATTTGGAAGAAAACGCTGCAATCTACCACCTTCAGCTGTTGCAACAGTGAGTCCGATGGAAGTTCTGCAACCAACCGCGGGAGTCCCCACGTGTACAATCACCGAGCAATTCGGCGCCAAGTTGGCATCCACCGTGATCACCTTCGTCTGCGAAGCCCTCATCTCCTGCAAGGACATGCTGAACACCATCGACAAAGAGGCCGGCGATGGAGACACCGGAAGTACCATCTCCAGAGGTGCCCAATCAGTTCTAGACCAACTCAACGCCCATAAGCTGGACCTAACCCATCCCGCAAACCTCCTCCAGCAAATCAGCATCATCCTGGAGCGCGACATGGGCGGTTCGTCGGGCGCCCTCTACAGCCTGTTCTTCCAGGGAGCGTCGAAGATCTTCACCGAAGGCGGCGATCAACGCGTCACGCTGAATCTCTGGAGTCATGCACTAACCGCCGGCAACGACACGATCGCCAAGTACGCCCTGACCCAGCTGGGCGATCGGACCATGCTGGATGCGTTGCGCGAAGGTGAGCTTGCGATGAAAGGTGCCCTTGAAGGTGGAAAAGCTACCTTGGAATCCGTGGAGTGCTTCACGAAGGGCTGCGAAGAGGCGGCACGGGCCACCCAGCACATGGTGGCCAGGGCGGGACGAGCATCGTACGCGGCGTCGTCCGGGGAAGGCGACAGGAAGTATCAGCATCCCGATCCGGGAGCGCACGCCGTTTCGATCTGGGCGCGGGCGCTGCTGGAGGCATGCAAGCAGGTTATCGTAGAGTga
- the LOC6038517 gene encoding uncharacterized protein LOC6038517 produces MASTRAFNILEQTNENHRNGKTTLPGKSELRSSKLALKDLTNNASSRSAFTGKQSSEIPSKKPLLQKSGSSSFLGKKSTEASTQQQQPSTKKPSFPFTIFTPADAEYKWGKESCLREDLLEQMMDFHGAVYQRKVKPMKPLKVSNVLQDLPEIEMPAWTAVERPTRKVPAVQRDLPDYFLFSVPEPELPHLDFLD; encoded by the exons ATGGCGTCGACGCGAGCCTTCAACATCCTGGAACAAACCAACGAAAATCACCGAAATGGCA AAACGACCCTGCCCGGCAAAAGCGAGCTCCGCTCCTCCAAACTGGCCCTGAAGGATCTCACCAACAACGCCTCCTCGCGATCGGCCTTCACCGGCAAGCAGTCTTCGGAAATCCCCTCCAAGAAGCCCCTGCTGCAAAAGTCCGGAAGCTCCTCCTTTCTGGGCAAGAAATCGACGGAAGCTTCcacccagcagcagcaaccatCCACCAAGAAGCCCTCCTTCCCGTTCACAATCTTCACGCCGGCGGACGCCGAGTACAAGTGGGGCAAGGAAAGTTGCCTCCGCGAGGATCTGCTCGAGCAGATGATGGACTTCCACGGGGCCGTCTACCAGCGCAAGGTGAAGCCGATGAAACCGCTGAAGGTCAGCAACGTGCTGCAGGACCTGCCCGAGATCGAGATGCCGGCGTGGACGGCGGTGGAGAGGCCGACGCGAAAGGTTCCGGCAGTGCAGCGGGATTTGCCGGACTACTTTTTGTTCAGCGTGCCCGAGCCGGAACTGCCACATTTGGACTTTTTGGATTAA